The following are encoded in a window of Pan troglodytes isolate AG18354 chromosome 4, NHGRI_mPanTro3-v2.0_pri, whole genome shotgun sequence genomic DNA:
- the IL3 gene encoding interleukin-3 precursor, producing the protein MSRLPVLLLLQLLVRPGLQAPMTQTTSLKTSWVNCSNMIDEIITHLKQPPLPLLDFNNLNGEDQDILMENNLRRPNLEAFNRAVKSLQNASAIESILKNLLPCLPLATAAPTRHPIRIKDGDWNEFRRKLTFYLKTLENAQAQQTTLSLAIF; encoded by the exons ATGAGCCGCCTGCCCGTCCTGCTCCTGCTCCAACTCCTGGTCCGCCCCGGACTCCAAGCTCCCATGACCCAGACAACGTCCTTGAAGACAAGCTGGGTTAACTGCTCTAACATGATCGATGAAATTATAACACACTTAAAGCAGCCACCtttgcctttgctg GACTTCAACAACCTCAATGGGGAAGACCAAGACATTCTGATG GAAAATAACCTTCGAAGGCCAAACCTGGAGGCATTCAACAGGGCTGTCAAGAGTTTACAGAACGCATCAGCAATTGAGAGCATTCTTAAA AATCTCCTGCCATGTCTGCCCCTGGCCACGGCCGCACCCACG CGACATCCAATCCGTATCAAGGATGGTGACTGGAATGAATTCCGGAGGAAACTGACGTTCTATCTGAAAACCCTTGAGAATGCGCAGGCTCAACAGACGACTTTGAGCCTCGCGATCTTTTGA
- the CSF2 gene encoding granulocyte-macrophage colony-stimulating factor yields MWLQSLLLLGTVACSISAPARSPSPSTQPWEHVNAIQEARRLLNLSRDTAAEMNETVEVVSEMFDLQEPTCLQTRLELYKQGLRGSLTKLKGPLTMMASHYKQHCPPTPETSCATQIITFESFKENLKDFLLVIPLDCWEPVQE; encoded by the exons ATGTGGCTGCAGAGCCTGCTGCTCTTGGGCACTGTGGCCTGCAGCATCTCTGCACCCGCCCGCTCGCCCAGCCCCAGCACGCAGCCCTGGGAGCATGTGAATGCCATCCAGGAGGCCCGGCGTCTCCTGAACCTGAGTAGAGACACTGCTGCTGAGATG aATGAAACAGTAGAAGTTGTCTCAGAAATGTTTGACCTCCAG GAGCCGACCTGCCTACAGACCCGCCTGGAGCTGTACAAGCAGGGCCTGCGGGGCAGCCTCACCAAGCTCAAGGGCCCCTTGACCATGATGGCCAGCCACTACAAGCAGCACTGCCCTCCAACCCCG gaaacttcCTGTGCAACCCAGATTATCACCTTTGAAAGTTTCAAAGAGAACCTGAAGGACTTTCTGCTTGTCATCCCCTTGGACTGCTGGGAGCCAGTCCAGGAGTGA